TTCCATCGCCATTTTCAATTCCAATGATCTCATGCCGAGAAACGGAGATACTTATTTCCCTTTCCGTCAGAATTCCGACCTGTTTTATTTATCTGGGCTGGATCAGGAGGAAACGATCCTGGTTTTATTTCCTGACACCATTAAGGAAGGATTTGATGAGGTTGCTTTCATCAAGCGCACCAACGAATACATTGCCCAATGGGAAGGACATAAATACACCAAGGAGGAAGCCCGTCAGATTTCCGGTATTGAAAAAATATTCTGGCTGGATGAAATGGATCCTATTCTCAATGAGCTCATCCTGCTTTCCAAAAGGATATTTGTCAACACCAACGAAAATGACAAATTCAACTCAGAGGTGGAATCCCGTGACCTCAGGTTTGCCAGGAAACTCAGGGATCGATACCCTGTTCACAAATACCACCGCTCCCAGCCCATCATGAAAAAACTCGGCATGATAAAATCGAGTTATGAAGTGGAGGTGATGCAGAAGGCCATTAACATCACCGCGTCGGCCTACAACCGTGTGCTTGATTTCGTGCGCCCGGGTGTTATGGAATACGAGGTGGAAGCAGAAATCACGGCCGAATTTATTAAAAACCGTGCCAACGGCCACGCTTACGAACCCATTATCGCTTCCGGAAAAAATGCCTGCGTCCTTCATTACATTGCCAACAACCAGGAGTGTAAGGACGGTGACCTCTTACTTATGGATTTCGGTGCCGAATATGCCAATTACGCCTCTGATCTCACCAGGACCATTCCCGTCAACGGGCAATTTTCGCCGCGACAGGCAGCCGTTTATAACTCAGTACTCAAGGTGATGAAAGAAGCTACCAGTATGCTTGTCCCCGGTGCAACACTCGACGAATTCAATAAGGAAGTCGGCAAGATCATGGAAAGCGAACTGCTTGATCTGAAGCTCATCGACAAAACAGACATTAAAAACCAGGATCCTAAATGGCCTGCCTATAAAAAATATTTCATGCACGGCACTTCTCATCATTTAGGACTTGACGTGCACGATCTGTCCAATCGCTACGCTCCGTTCCTTTCCGGAATGGTATTTACCTGTGAGCCGGGTATTTACATCCCTGAAGAAAAAATTGGTGTCAGAATTGAAAATGACATCCTGATTACCGATTTCGAACCGGTGGACCTGATGTCCCATATTCCAAGAGAGGTGGAAGAAATAGAAACACTCATGAATGCAAAAGTGGATATGGAATTGTAGGAAAAATCCAGGGTACCATTTGGATTGGATTCCTTTGAATTTGTAAAAAAAATTCGCTGCCGTACACTTTTTTGTATCACGTTGATTCCGCTGATTTTCGCTGATCATTTTCGGTTATTTTGTTTTGTTTTTCCGACTGAAGTACCAAATGTCATTCCATTTCATCTGCGTTTATCTGCGTTTTCTGCGAGAACCAACCATGCATTTTCAGGACTTTCCCCAAAAGTGTATGGTAGAAAAAAAAATGGTTGTCGGAGGCAAGAGGTGCCGTTCTTAAGAAACTCAAAACGTTTTTTTGAGAAAGGAAACTTTTATCTCCCCGGACAAGGTAAACCACAACGTTGATAAAAGAAAATCGTCAATACATAAACCTGTTATGAAAAAATTACTCTTACTACTAGTCTGCACAGGATGGTTTTTCCAATGCTCAGATGAATCAATGCGCTCCAAAACCAATGAGGCAAATAGCCTGAAACACCATGATGTTGCTGATTATTTCTACCTGCAGAGAAGCTGGCCGGATGGGAAGCTGGACTTCAACGCTTATGACCGGGCCATTAAAACCGCACAGGCACAAAGGCTTGAAAAAAATGACCTCCCGGGTTTTGATAAGCCCTGGGTGCAAAGAGGCCCTGGTAACATCGGCGCCAGGATCAATACCATCGCCGTGCATCCTGTCAACAAACAGATCATTTACGTAGGGTTTGCCGTGGGAGGGGTTTTTAAAACTACCGATGGCGGACAGACCTGGTTTCCCGTTTTTGATGACAATCCCTACCTTGCCATTGGAGATATAACCATTGATCCCACCCATCCGGAACGGGTTTACGTAGGAACAGGCGACCCCAGTATTTCAGGATATCCGTTTTTAGGCGATGGCGTTTACAAAAGTGAAAACGGCGGTCAGACCTGGGAGCACCTCGGTCTTGAAGCCGAAAGAATCGTATCCAGAATCATTGTCGACCCGGATCACCCCGCAAATATTTATGCAGCCTGCATGGGACTGCCCTTCGAACGCACCCCGGAGAGAGGACTCTACAAATCGACCAATAGCGGCCAAAGCTGGACTCAGATTTTATACGTTGACGAACAGGCAGGCATCATTGATATCGCCATGGATCCTTTTGATCCGGGAATCCTCTATGCGGCCGCCTGGGACAGGATACGAAACAACCAGGAATCGGTAGTGGACGGCCCCAACGCCAAAATCTTCAAGACGACTGATGGCGGATTGAACTGGACAGAGCTTTCTGGCGGTCTGCCGGGCGGGGACATGGGCAGGATAGGGTTGACCGTCTCCCCTACCCAACCGAATTTAGTTTACGCTTTATACGTCAATACCGACAGTCAACTGGACAATATTTATAAAAGCACAAATGGCGGGCAGACCTGGCAACCGATAATCAATTGGGACGATGAAAACCTCGGCCTTCCTACGGGTATTTTAGGCGGATTCGGGTGGTATTTCAGCAAGGTAAGCCTCAACCCAAACAACCCTGATGAAATATATATTTTAGGCGTTGACCTTTGGAAAACGGAAGATGGCGGTACCCACTGGGCCGAAGCAGCGCCCCCGTGGTGGGAATACAGTGTACATGCCGATAAGCATGATTTGGTGTTTTACGGCCAGGATTCCATTCTTTTGGCCACCGACGGTGGGCTTTACCTGGGCACCGACCAACAAACGGTCTGGCAGGACATGGAAAACATTCCAGCGACCCAATTTTACCGGGTGGCCTACAACCCTCACAAACCGGATCATTATTACGGCGGAGCCCAGGACAATGGCTCCTCTGGCGGAACCAGCCCTGAAGAGGACTGGGAACGATTTTTTGGCGGAGACGGCTTCCAGATGCGTTTTCATCCCCTGGATACGGGTATTGTTTTTGTGGAAACCCAAAATGGGAACATTGCCGTCACGGTTGACGGATTATATTCAGGATGGTGGGATTCGGGCACCTATGGTATCGATGATGCTGACCGGAGAAACTGGGACATGCCCTACATTTTTAGCCCTCAAAATCCCGATGTCATGTACACAGGAACCTACAGGGTGTATAAAAATACCACCGGAGCTTTTACTTCCTGGGAACCTATCAGCGAAGGCCTGACCGACAGTGTTACTTTTGGCAATAATTTCCACACCATAAGCGCTATTGATCAGTCGCCCCTGGCAGAAGGGTTGGTTTATGTAGGGACGACAGATGGTAATGTAAAAAGAACGGATAATGACGGCGGGCAATGGCTGGATATTTCGGTAGGATTACCCGATCGCTATATTACAGATATTAAAGCCTCTCCTCAATTTCTCAACCGGGTTTACGTAAGTGTCTCCGGTTATAAATACAACGATTTTGACCCGCACATCTTCCGATCCGATGATCGTGGTGTGAGCTGGTATAATATTGCAGGTGACCTGCCGGATCTTGCGATAAACGACCTTTACGTGCTGCCCGGCCACATGGATTCTGTGATTTTCGCCGCCACCGACGGCGGGGTTTTTGGCACCCTAAACAGAGGAGAACAGTGGCATCGCCTGGGGAACAATATGCCCGTTATTCCGGTTTATGACCTGGAACTCAACGTAGCCAGAAACGAACTGGTGGCCGGAACCCACGCCCGCTCCATTATGAGTTACAATCTTGATTCACTCCTGGTAATGCCGGTGATTAACCAGATAACTCCTCTCCTGGTCAATGAAAGCCTGCATATTTATCCTTCCCCGGCAAGGGACGAAATAAATATTGAAATAGCCCGAATGACTCCTTTGGAAAAATTTGAACTTCGTATTATCAATGTCAGAGGAGAAGTTGTTTTTGAAAACAAAAATCAGTCGCGACAAGCCATTGATGTAAGCGCTCTGCCTGGCGGACTTTATTTTGTGAGTATTGAAGCGGGCAACAAACGCTGGAAAGGAAAGTTTATAAAGCAATAACGCAAAGAGCCGGGTTTCAGCTAGATTTTAGCCATTTTCTGATCCCATAACATTTGGACAATATTGTCGATTCTTGGCATGAAAATTCAAAAATAAGATCGGGAGTAATTGGGATTCCTTGCGTTAATCCTTATCTTTTTGTTCTTCTTCCTGGCATCGCCTCATGCCGGCTGGGCACATACTTTTTTCCAGCCAAAAAAGTATGCCAAAAGGCCTGAAAATACAAGGCGGCAAGACTTTGCCTCGCTTTTTCGAAAGGGAAAATTAGGGTTTTACTACAACTGCTTCGGTTGATGAAAACTCCATTTTCCCGACGGACCAGCTTGGCTCACCCCACCAAAATTGTGCCCGCGGCTAATAGGGCTGCCAAAAGTATCATCCTCGCCCTACTTATTGCTTCTTCGCCACCGTAATATTCCCGAAAGAAACCCGGATGGTAATATTCTGGTAATACTCCTGTTCCATGGGCCGCACCTCAACCTGTTTGAGTACCTGGGTGTTCTGCACTTCCCTTACGGAAAAGGATTTTGGTAAATTGATTTTCCCTTGTATGGAAGTGAGATCGTAACCAAACATGGAAGGATTGTTGGAATAAAGAAAAACATCCGCCTTTTCAGCATCGATCTTGAGGTCCAGCAGATCATCATCGGAATAAATCTTCACCAATCCATAATAAGCCTGGATATCATAGGACCCACGTATATCTGACAACATGACATCGGATCTCCGGGCATTGACGCTCATCCGGCCATTGAGTCTTTCCCCGATGAGATCGCCAAATCGGGTGGTCACTTCTATCAATCCCTGGATGTTCACCAGGTCAATTTTGCTGAACTGGCTGTTCACTTTCAGGCTGTTGGTCAAATTGCTGATAGAAGCCGTTCCAAAGTGATTCTTCAAATAAACCGGGCAGGTTTCAGGCAGGTAAATGGTGTATTTCACTGCCAGTTTTGATTGAACCCGTGGCTGCCCTTCCACTTCCCGGATGTAATTCCTGAGATAAATTTTATTTTTAACCCGCCGGGCTTCATAGGTGATGCGGGGCAAATCTTTTTCCGCAACCGCTTTTTCCTCATGCTTGGCGATCAATTCAATTTTTATAAAAATTTGCTGTTTTTTCCAGCTTTCAATGCTCACTTCTGCCTTTTCCCCTTCAATATTAATTTCATCTCCCTTTTGATAATCAAAGCGTTTTTCCACACTCTTGGTAACGACCTGCAGGGTCGTTTGACCAACCAAGGGCAAGCCTCCCAGGAAAGTGAAGAATATGAGCACTAAATGCAATTGATTATTTCTGTTCAACATCTTGATTTTAATTAAATGAATGCGGCTAATTTTTTAATGATATCCGTCCGCTCCAACTCTATTTCCCTGATATTTCCGACCAATTTTTCGTCCGTACCGTATTGCTCCATCATCGACTCCACTTCCATTTTAGCATCGTTCAATTCTTCCAGTTCAAATTTCAGCTGCTGGATTTCCGGAATTTGTGTTAAATATTCGCTCTCTTCCAATGCGGCGAGCACGACTTCAAAATCTTCTTCATCCGCATTCCAGTCATTTACAAAAGTGGCTTCATTCACTACTTCCTCAGCATAACTGATTTGTTCAACAGGCTGGTTATTGCGAATCATAAAGAAGCTCACTATGATCCCTGCCGCCACAGCAGCATAGGCCATAAAACGTCTGACTCCCAGAGGGATAACCCGCCCTATTTTCTCCTGTTTCGGTATTTCCAGTGCCTCTTCGATCTTTTCCCATAAGAAAGCAGGCGGATCGTACTGGTGAAGTTCGGAAATCACCTCTGAAATTTGCTCTTCCTGGTCCGCAACAAGCAGCCCCTGTTCCACCCTTTCCCATATTTGGGGAGGCGGGGCATATTCCGGTAATTGCCGGATCGCCTGTTGAAGCGTATGTCTGTTGATTTCTTTCATGACCGAATTGACTTAAATTATTATTTTTTATCCAATAAAATCACCCCAAAAAAATGGGAGTGACTCTATTCACCCATTAATTTTCCTATGTTCTCCCTCAATCTTTTTTTTGCATAAAACAACTGAGACTTTGAGGTACCCACCGATATTTCCAATAGATCGGCCACTTCCTTGTGCGCATAACCTTCCACTTCGATCAGCACAAAAACAGCACGATACCCTTCCGGCAGGGCTTTTATGGCCTTTTCAAGGTATTCCACATCCAGACTGGTTCCCCAATCCACAGTAGTTTCCTCAGCACGGTAATCAATAGGTTCTGTATGTCGTTGTTTCTTGATGTGTGTCAGGGCTGTTCTGACCACAATGGTTTTGATCCAGGCCCCGAGCGTAGATTCCTGCCTGAAACGTGGCAGGGCGCGAAAGACTTTGACAAAAGCTTCCTGCAGTACATCATTTGCCGACTCAAATTCGCCTGTTATGCGGTAGGCAACGTTATACATTGCCTTGCTGTACCGATGATACAAATTCTTTTGTGCCAAACGGTCTTCCGCAATGCAGGCCTCAATTAGTTCCGCTTCTGTCATTCTAATAGTTAAGGGCATGGCAATTTCAAAAGTCCAAAATCTATTTTTACACGCTAAAAAATTGTCTTTGAACTAAAGTGTATTTACCAGGCATAATGGTTGTATAAGATGTGTATAAAAATTACATCAATTCCACCTCTGTGACGCCGTCTCCGCCTGCATCGTGAGCAGGGTGGCCTATGTTCATGGGAACATTGTATTCCCTTAGTTTTTTTCGTACCACGTTTCTCAGGGCGCCCGTTCCTTTTCCATGAACTATCCTGAGGTGTGCCGCATTAGACATGAGTGCCTGGTCTACAAAAGCCTCCACTACCCCCATAGCTTCTTCTATGGTCATGCCCCGGATATCCAGTTTACTGTCAAAGCCCCCGGAAAGATTGGAGGTAGACGTCTGCACACTTCTTGAAGACCTGATATCCATCGGTTCATTGGCTTGCTGCAGATCCCTGAGATGAATCATCATGCGCATATCCCCGATCTGGACTACCGCTTTTTTCTTATCAACGGATTCAACGACGCCGGTTGCTCCCCCTGTTTTAAGTTTTACAAAATCGCCTTCCACAATTTCACGGTCTTTGGCGGTTCCGGCCGCCGGAGGCTGGTAATAGATTTCCTCCTGGAGTTGTCTGACTTCTTTGGCCAGTCCGTGGCGTTCCTCCTTGATTTCTGCGGCCATTTTTTTGGCTTTTTCGAGGTTCTTCTCTTCTTTTAATTCCCGGACCAGGCGTTCGAATTCTTTATTGGTTTGTGCCGCATTTTGCAGGGCATTTTCCTTGGTTTCGAGTTTCATCTTTTTACGCCTAAACTCCAGATCCCGGTGGAGACTATCATAATTTTTGATAAGTTTTTCCAGATTTTTCTGCTTTTCTTCCAGGCTCTTAATGTGATCCTCGGCTTCTTTTTTTTCCTGCTGCAGATCGACCAGCAGGTCATCCACGGCTTTTTCATTTTCCCCGGCCCTGTGCCGCGCATAACTCAAAACCTTTTTATCCAGTCCGCTCTTTTGGGCAATCTCAAAAGCATAGGAACTTCCGGGGCGGCCAATCTTTAGATTGTAGGTTGGAGAAAGGGTATCTTTATCAAAAGCCATGGCTGCATTGAGCAACCCAATCGTTTTAAAAGCAAATATCTTGAGGTTGGAATAGTGGGTGGTGATGACCCCGAATACTTTTTGAAAATTGATCTCCCGGAGCACCGCTTCTGCAATGGCTCCTCCTATCTTGGGATCGGTGCCGGAACCAAATTCATCGATGAGAATTAAGGTTTGTTTATTGGCTTTTTCAATAAAAAGCCGGGCATTGGCAAGTCGGGAACTATAGGTACTCAAATCATCTTCCAGCGACTGCTGGTCGCCGATATCGGCAAAAATTTGTTGAAAAATGCCCATTTCTGATTCAGGACTTACCGGGACAAGCAAGCCCGATTGTACCATTAACTGTAATAACCCGGCAGATTTCATGGTGATCGATTTGCCCCCCGCATTGGGTCCGCTGAGCACCAGGATCCGGTTGGGCGGAAATAAAGACATATCAAAAGGGATGGTTTCCTTTCCGAGGTCTTTATTTTTCAGGTAAAGCAAAGGGTGGAAAGCCCTGACCAACCCGAAGTGAGGTTTGGAGAGAATCTTTGGTTTGTTCGCCTTCATCATCACAGCCACTCCTGACTTGGCCTGGATGGTATCAAAGTGTACCATGGCCTCCAGGTAAACGTGCATATGACCGGCATAAGGACGGAGCACCTGGCTCAATTCCTTCAGGATGCGGTAAATTTCTTTTTTCTCTTCAGTTTCCAGGTCAAAGATATCGTTGTTGATCTCGATGACGCCATCGGGTTCGATAAATGCCGTTTTACCGGTCGTGGACTCGTCATGAATGATGCCTCGGAGTTTTCTTTTATGCTCTACCGGCACACTCAGTACCCTCCTGCCGTTCCTGAAACTTTCCACATTATCCGTCAGCCAACCCTTTTTCTTGAAATCATTGATGATGATCCTGAAGTTGCGGTCCAGTTCTTTTTGTTTGGAAATTTGCATCCGTTTAATACGCATCAGCTCAGGAGAAGCATTGGGCAGGATATTGCCTTCTTCATCCACCACCTTATCGATGGCCGTAATAAGGTCCTGGTCAAAATTGATCTTCCTGATAATATCGTACATCACCGGGTAAGCGGCCTGTCTGCCTTTATTAAAAAACCGGAAAGCCCCCCGCATAAAAGACAAAACCCTGTGAATCCGCTGAAGCCCTTCAATCGGCAAGACAAAGTTTTCAACGCTGAGCATTTTCAGGTCTGAAGTAATATCTTCATAGGAATGGATCGGAAAGTGATCGTTATTCGACAAGGCAATACTATATTCATTGACCTCATCCAATCTTCTTTCGATCGTTTCCACGTCAGTCATCGGGGCAATCGCCATGACCTGCTCTTCTCCGAGCCATCCCAAACATCTTTTGGCTACCAGTTCGAGTACTTTGTCAAATTCGAGACTGGAATATATATCTTTTGGTTCTAACCTCACCATCTTTTTCAAATTCCTAAAATTTTGGCGAAAATACGACTATTTGTAAACAAATTGAAGGACAATGAGTTCCATCAACAGTATATTTCGTTTTAAATTTTTCATTTATTATTTATCATTTTCAATTTCTATAACCATTCCTCCTATATTTGCGAAAATTTTCGACCATGGCAGAATCTGTAAAACCATATTCACAAGAAGGCAGTAAGAAAGGGCAGGTATCCAAAATGTTCAATACTATTGCTCCTTACTATGACTTTCTGAACCATTTGCTTTCCGGTGGAATCGACATCATTTGGCGCAAAAAAGCCATTGACTATCTGAAAGAAAGCAAACCCAAACTCCTCCTTGATGTGGCTACAGGAACCGGGGACGTGGCGATTACCGCTGCCAACAGATTGCATCCGGACAAGATCACGGGCGTGGATATTTCCACCAAAATGCTGGAGATTGGACGCCAGAAAATCGCCAAAAAAGGGCTGGAGAAAGTCATTACCATGGAAGAAGGCAGCGCAGAAAATTTACCTTACGCAGACAATACGTTTGATGCTATTACCGTTGCATTTGGTGTACGAAATTTCGAAGATCTGAACAAAGGTTTGGCAGAAATGAACAGGGTGCTGAAAACCGGGGGAACATTAGTGGTTTTGGAATTTTCACAACCCAGGCTTTTTCCGTTCAAACAGGTTTTTAACATGTACTTTAAATATATGCTGCCACTCATCGGCCGCATTACCTCGAAGGACCCAAAAGCATATCAGTATCTTTACGAATCAGTGCAGGCATTTCCTGCTGGAAATGACTTTATTAATTATTTACAGAACAACGGATATAAATCAAATAAATGGATACCGCTAACGCTCGGAATTTGCTCAATTTACCTGGGAAAAAAATAAGCCTGATCCTCATCTTATGTGTGTCGATGATGCCGCTTTTCGGTCAGATAGGCGGCAAGGGCAATTATAATTTCTATGATTTTCAGCAAAAACATTATTATTTTGGGATCACTCTTGGATTAAACTCTTCCAGTTTTATCCCTTTCAGATCGAAGGATTACATTTACAGCGACAGCATTAATGTGGTGGAATCGCTGAGCGGCCCCGGGTTCAACCTTGGCATTGTTACCAATCTGAAGATCGGTCAATACTTCGATTTCCGGTTTCTGCCTACCTTGTCTTTTTCTGAACGAAACCTCGAATATTCCAGGTCAAGCCGCGTGATTCCGATTACCCAGCGGAAAGTTGAATCTGTTTTTGTGGAGATGCCTTTTCAGTTCAGGTACAAATCCGCTCCTTATAAAGATAAACGGGTTTTCGTGATCGCCGGGGTAAAATATACTTTTGATGTGGCCAGCGACGCCCGGGCAAAAAGAAATGAATCTATCGTAAAGATCTCCCCGCATGACTTTGCCCTGGAGTACGGCGCGGGCATCCAGTTTTTCTTTCCTTATTTCATTTTTTCACCGGAGATCAAAATATCCCACGGTCTCGGCAATACGCTGCTCTTCAACCCGAATCTTGCAGAATCGACCGTGCTGGAAAAAGTATTGGCGCGAACGTTTACCATTTCCTTCCATTTTGAGGGGTAGGGAATATTGAATTTACTTTGTCGGGATTTCCGGTTTGATGTGTTCGATGATCTCTGGAAAAAACCGGTTAAATTCTTCGTTCAATAGTTCCAAATCCGTCGTGAGACTGTCGATGGCTCCTTCGAGTAATTCAGGTTTGCTGGCCCGTTGGGTCATTCTCGTAATGGCATATTGGATACCGTCGAGTGTGGCATAACTGATCAGCCAGTTGCCCTGAGTCATGCCCAGCAATCTTTTTTGAACCCTTTCCGGCATCAAATCAATATTGCTCATGAGGGCGGCATAAATTTTATCGGCAAAAGATTGCAGGGATTCATCGGAATATTTATCCCAATTGATACACAGCAGGTAATCATAATAAATATCGATCAGGACCGAAGCATATTTGGAGTGTCGCTCATACAACCGGCGCACCCCTTTCAATACATCGGGATGATCATCGGTAAAAGTATCGATCTTTCTGTGGATAAAAACACCTTTTCGAATGCCTTCAGGATAGGTTTTTACTTCCTGGTTGGAGATCATATCCCCCAGGAAATTCCCGGTGATGATATCCTTATTGCCAAAGGACAAAAACATGTGTGCCAGATAATTCATACCGCAAGATAAAAATTATCCCCCAATCTGTATGAAAGTGGTCTATGAGTAACTACTTTTACACCAAAGAATTTCATGTATGACACTCCTTGAAAAGTTACAGGAAAAATATATTCAGGAATTTTCGGAGAATATTCCCCTCGATGAATTCCTCTTAAATATTCTGATCACCGCATTGCTCGTCGCCCTGCTGCGCCTGTTTTATATCCATTATGGCAATGCCATTGCCAACCGAAGGCGATTTGCCGCCAATTTTCTTCCGCTGGCCCTGGGTACTTTATTGATCATCATGATCGTCAAATCCTCCATCGCGCTTTCCCTGGGCCTTGTGGGTGCCTTGTCGATTGTCCGGTTCAGGGCCGCTATAAAGGAACCTGAGGAGCTGACTTATTTATTCATCGCTATTGGTTTGGGACTTGCCGGCGGTGCCAATCAGCCAATCCTCGCTATAGTAGCCTTCAGTGTGATCATCGTTCTGTTATTCCTTGGCAAAAAAATAACACGCAAGACCACTTCCACGAGAGAAAACCGGATTTTCATCAATATCCAAACCGATATCGATGACCTGGACAGGATATCAAAAATCCTGACGGATGAACTGACTTACGTAAAATTAAAGCGGATGGATACCCTGGAAAAAGGACTGGACCTCAGTTTTGCCTGCCAGGCAGATTCCATCACCCAGCTCAGCAATGTCAAAAAGGCCATAAAAGCTTTATCGGATCATACCAGCCTTTCCATAATTGATCAACCCGAATTATTTGCATGATAATTTCCGAAAAAAAAGACAATACTTCTGCCCGCCGGGAAAAAGGGATCATAGCGGCCGGGGTGGTGTTTTTATCTGCCTTTGTCTTTTGGTTTGTATTGTTCTCAAACAGGAAGACAGCGGATGTTCCACCACAAGGCATTATCTTTTGCAATGCGGAAAAAGTAAAGGGTGATCTTTTCATCCAGGGGGATTTTGAATTTTCAGGAGGACATTTACAGAGCGATGAAAAATCCAGGTCAGGCAATTATTCCTGCAAAGTGGGTACCGGAAAGGGCATCCAATATGGTTTTGGGTATAAGCTCAAAGGGGGGAAGCCCGGCGAAGTCTATAAAATATCGGTCTGGCGGTACAAAACACCCCAAAAGGAAGGCAGACTGGTCGTGCAAAACTCCGGAGGTTCGGCTTTTTATCAAATGGAAGAAATACCGGTAACGGAGGAAGCTTCCGGCTGGGAACAACTATCCACCACCTTCGTCATCCCTTTCGGGGATGCGCCTGATTTTTATAACATCTATGTTTATGCCAGCGGTTTTCATAATGTTTTTTTTGATGATCTCACCATTGAAAAAACGGGAACCTGGCCCGAGAATGCGATGAATCCCCAGGCATTACAAATAAGAGTGGAGCCCAAGGGCCTTGAAAAACTTGAAAGAAAACGGGAAAAAGCCCTGACCGACGGCCTGCTTCAGACTTCCGACAATGACTGGGTCAAGGCAGTACTTTCTGACAGCACAGGAAATGAGATTCCGGCACAGGTAAGATTAAAAGGAGACTGGACGGATCACCTGGAAGGGGACAAATGGTCGTTCAGGGTAAAAGTCAAAGCCCCTTACAGCTGGAAATATTCCAAAAATGCAGCCCAGGGTTTGATCACTTTTTCCGTCCATACACCGGCTACCCGCTACTTTTTGCACGAATGGCTGGTCCACCAATGCTGGATGGACGAAGGGATTCTCACCCCCAGGTATGATTTTACAGCCGTTTCTCTCAATGGAAAATCATTGGGTATCTATGCTATTGAAGAACATTTTGACAAACAGCTCGTAGAAAGCCAGCAGCGGAGGGAAGGCCCCATCCTCAAATTCTCAGAAGAAGGCATGTGGTCGGGCATCGAAAGGCAACTCCAAAACCAGGGATATATTCATAACGATTACCGCTCTACCGTCGGGGACTGGGAGAATGCCGAAGCGGAGGCTTTTGGGCAGCAGGACTTCCTATCGGATACACTGCTTAGCGAACAATATGAAAAGGCACGCCAGTTGATGTATGATTTTAAAAATGATCTGCTTCCTGCAAAACAGGTATTCGACCTGGAAAAACTGGCCCGGTTTTATGCCATTGCCGATGTCTTTAATGCTTACCACGGTATCATTTGGCACAACCAAAGATTTTATTACAACCCCGTGATAGGCAAACTGGAACCCATTGGCTATGATGCTTTTGGAGGCAAACCACCCCGACGATACACCATCCTGGCAGAAGGAGCACTCAATCCGGAGGAAAATGAAGCCAACCGGCTGTTTGGTTATCTGCTTCAAGACAAAGACTTTAATGAATTGTATTTCAAATTCTTATACCATTACAGCTCAAGAGAATTCTTAAGCAATTTCCTGGAAAAACACGAAATTGCCTGGAATGAAAAATTAGCCCTTTT
This sequence is a window from Lewinellaceae bacterium. Protein-coding genes within it:
- a CDS encoding CotH kinase family protein, translating into MIISEKKDNTSARREKGIIAAGVVFLSAFVFWFVLFSNRKTADVPPQGIIFCNAEKVKGDLFIQGDFEFSGGHLQSDEKSRSGNYSCKVGTGKGIQYGFGYKLKGGKPGEVYKISVWRYKTPQKEGRLVVQNSGGSAFYQMEEIPVTEEASGWEQLSTTFVIPFGDAPDFYNIYVYASGFHNVFFDDLTIEKTGTWPENAMNPQALQIRVEPKGLEKLERKREKALTDGLLQTSDNDWVKAVLSDSTGNEIPAQVRLKGDWTDHLEGDKWSFRVKVKAPYSWKYSKNAAQGLITFSVHTPATRYFLHEWLVHQCWMDEGILTPRYDFTAVSLNGKSLGIYAIEEHFDKQLVESQQRREGPILKFSEEGMWSGIERQLQNQGYIHNDYRSTVGDWENAEAEAFGQQDFLSDTLLSEQYEKARQLMYDFKNDLLPAKQVFDLEKLARFYAIADVFNAYHGIIWHNQRFYYNPVIGKLEPIGYDAFGGKPPRRYTILAEGALNPEENEANRLFGYLLQDKDFNELYFKFLYHYSSREFLSNFLEKHEIAWNEKLALLQMEFPEYQPNYKEFLEDGLFVHSMILPYNDQSIKAFTQQVAGGKKNLSIQNTHQLPVEIIGTGYSRSKMDTPLKSPLLLPSHVRRRYLSRILRDSLISDFNATKFLHSEALVLQSKGEIKPLEVIENARFLFFRVPGIDSVFTSQIFEWPRPEIVEMLPFNKEQASPVLKENTLYVVKGKQILFRQGKHILDQPLVIPPDYEVFIPEGTEIDLKNGAYIMSYGPMQVSGSEEHPVLVISSDKTGRGLSLLQSSKPSAFQYVVFEQLGTLSNNGQQLTGAVTGYEIDVRFYKCSFRNNHCEDALNLVRSDFVLENCLFSGISSDAFDSDFSKGEVKNCTFNNILNDAMDFSGSTVNIFNCYTKNTGDKGISCGEESDIAVFETTIDTSPIAVASKDLSVLFLRDITLKNCTQGFVAFQKKPEFGPGKIIVESYTDINIDKLFNIGEGSFLQMNEK